Genomic window (Trichomycterus rosablanca isolate fTriRos1 chromosome 16, fTriRos1.hap1, whole genome shotgun sequence):
CCAGTGTTATTCACTACCTTCCTCCCACATCCATAGTTGCCTCTCACCTCTTCTCTGCTCTCTCCACATCATCGCTCTTGCTTTATCACAACTGTGTTTAATTCTGCTCTGCCCACGCACTGCCTGAGCTGCACTTTATCCTATATCCTCTGTGGTGTCTTTTCAGACCAAACATCACCTTCAGATTGACATCAGCTGTTACATGAAAGCCACCATGGTGGATAATCCTGGCCCTTGACAAAAAGCAAATGACAATTCTCGAtttttgtgaggaaaaagttttCTGCATAAACAGTGGTCTCAGAAAAATGTCAAGATCGAGACGATGTGTGACGTATGGTTGTAATGAAGAACAATGTCTGCACAacacattcatttttattaaaatagacaGGAGGAAGACAGGAAGGCCCACAAAGGTTTACAGATGCagtgagggagaacatgcagatgGTTTCAGGACAGAGCAAGATGGAGacaaatgatccactgtggccaCCCGTACCGGGAGCAGCCAAATAAAGAAGAAACAAAGGAAGATAAATGTGGAAAACTTGGAggtgatttttaaaaacaattgtaAATTACAGATCAAGGGtttgaattttttttgttattgttattgttattttttgtgaTTGTCTGGTGGACCAAAACTTGTTACAGAGTTTaaaaagctccacttaccacatagaagcactttgtagttctacaattactgactgtagtccatctgtttctctgcatgctttgttagccccctttcatgctgttcctcaatggtcaggactctcccaggaccactacagagcaggtattatttaggtggtggatcattctcagcactgcagtgacactgaaatggtggttgtgtgttagtgtgtgttgtgctggtatgagtggatcagacacaacaatgctgatggagtttttaaacacctcactgtcactgctgtactgagaatagtccaccaaccaaaaacatacagccaacagcgccccgtgggcagcgtcctgtgaccactagaaggtctagaagatgaccaactcaaacagcagcaatagatgagcgatcaactctgactttacatctacaaggtggaccttagataagagtggacagtgagtggacatggtatttaaaaactccagcagcgctgctgtgtcagatccactcataccagcacaacacacacgaacacaccaccaccatgtcagtgtcactgcagtgctgaaaatgatccaccacctaaataatacctgctctgtgggggtcctgaccattaaagaacagggtgaaaggaggttaaaaaagtatgtaaagaaacagatggactacagtcagtaattgtagaactacaaagtgcttctatatggtaagtggagctgataaaatggacagtaagtgtaacaagaaggtggttttaatgttatggctgatcggtgtatatcttttAGTCTCACATCAACTCTTATTCTTCAGAATAACACACTATATTTAACCTTATGAGTCTATCAAATTCTTGGCTGCAATAGGTCGTTTTCTTTTGAAAGAAGGTAAGGAGTATTATTAAAAGGGTAAAAACACCAGGTAAGGGAAAACCAATCAATCCAAAATTCAGTCTGAATACTGCAAGTTTCAAAATGTACAAACACCAATCCAAACCAAGTAGACAGCAATGATTTGCAAATACTTCTGACTTGTTCTCAGTCAAAACCAGTCCACCATGTTCTGAATGTTTAAACTAATTAACTTTTTGCTTGCTGCATACATGAGCTCATTTCAAACTGACAACTACAGCGTTTGTTATCCAATTATAATCGCATCACCCAGTACCTATTCCCTTATTACCTGTGAGTGGAAAATTGCAAAAAcaggttttatttaacaaaCTTCACAATTTGACATTGCCCCTGTctcagctttttttaaatgtgctgcTGGCATCAAATTAGCAGCTGATAattataaacacatacacatcacTAGACATTTACAGGCTtgattgggcggcacggtggctaagtgggtagcactgtcgcctcacagcaagaaggtcctgggttcgatccccaggtggggaggtccgggtcctttctgtgtggagtttgcatgttctccccgtgtctgcgtgggtttcctccgggtgctctggtttcctcccacagtacaaagacatgcaagtgaggtaaattggagatactacattgtccatgactgtgtctgatataaacttgtgaactgatgaaccttgtgtaatgagtcacTACATActgttcctgccatgaatgtaaccaaagtgtaaaacatgacattaaaatcctaataaacaaacaaacaaacatgcttGATTATTTGTAGTgcacactgtaagcccggactttatatttaatcaaacatttttagtacaacatacataaattatttaagtttttttgctctactataaaatgcagagtacattgtactaatttgagtacacatttaaatgtgctaaaagatttaagtttactaaacaaaaaaaaaaacttttctatcagattaacttaaaaaagttaagttaaggtaataaaacagaaaaacgcccccatttacacgtaagtccgccttttttcagcttgctgttggtgaatcaggcagccatttgttttaacttttgtaacctgttgttgcaaattactttttacttttcattgaaggctttttgcaaaagtaaacttgtctacctgaaatgtcttttgtgaagtggaacctttgttaaactaagtggacaaacattttcttcctcattatgctatttttgagtagcatgtacaccagtctgatggggctttttcatcttccgtctaattttggtaagtgttgtactttacttaacaattttgtttaaaataaatgatcttaatgttgacactaaataaataatcaaacagtgctgctttatttgccgtatttaggctacatgctagcatgttagcatgctagccttcatacgaagcaaagagtgtgctggcctgctttattttaatttacttctgtttcttgtttctttttgttgttttacaggttcatggttactgtgaggagctgtttgtgtttcatcagaactttatatacagtttgtacagttttaaagatgttttcttgacatgttgtattttaagtaaatacttctgaagtgaaataaagaaaaataattttataattgtgtctgtttttctataaacatttgtaattcatatttaaaatgtaattaacatgaaaactaagaagaaatcaatagttttttccattgagctcaagataataagtagaattattgggaaaagcagttggtataacaaaaaaaagaaagtttaatcaacttgccttttaggtgtaataacttaatgttttaagttatgctaactcaagttttcattatacattacttaacttttttaaggcaaccggtttcctcaaattttttaagtagattgaacttatccgggcttacagtgcatTTGTAGCCCATAATTTTGGCCATTAGGGTTTAAATCCCTACCTGTGCTATCAAGCCGGTCgtgcatctacatacagacatgattggctatgtctggaaaGGGGTGGCCGAAGTCCCACAATCGATTGGCATCCTGTTACTGTATTGCGCCTAATGATTCCTAGGAAACCGGACtggaaaatgaataaatcaatgTCATATTgtgtaactgtatttatttgtagAGCATCCTTTCTTATTCTTAAATCTGACCCTGTACTCCACACAGTACAGTCACAGGTGAATCTGAAAAATTATTTCCCCTgttctggtttttttttattttgtatatttgttaCTTGTTTTTAGATTAATTGTAATATAAGGCAACCATGCTACCCATGTAGAATATAATTACAGCTTTAAATcagcactgtatttattttaatacaaataaaaaatcatttagtgggcgcccaggtggcgcagcgggatattccgctagcacaccagcaccgagattctgaactccacggttcgaaacttggcattgccaccggtcggctgagcgccatctagcaggcataattggcagtgcctgcagcagacacgtcccaggtcttcaaacgctgtgtaaggaccctgactggcagatagagaggcgcctgtgcagagtgcataggtgaaaaagggttccgcaaagggctaCGCGTGTgatggaggaggcgtgagcagcaatatacccacctcgactgcaatcagggatcccccagcagcggaggacaaattgactacgctaacttggggagaaaatgggagaaaatgcataaatacaatagaaaaaaataataataatttagtttttaggCACTTTTTAGGCACCAATTAACCTTGATTAATCAGATTGAATTCCTTACTGGAGTTAGGTAGACTAGCCACAGCTAGGGTTGATTATTGCCTCACCTGGTCAATCTAAACCTCACATAAATTGCCTGTCCAGCAATGGAAAATATGCTACTCCAAAATCATATTTCCATCTCTGCACTGGTTTGATAAGAAAAACGATGCCAGTACCAAAGCAATGAGGTTGTCACAGTGACTAACCAagttaaatattgtttttcaaCAGTGAGAAATGATccagtgtatgtacagtatgtctcCAATTCTCTTGGTCTAATCCCTCACTCGATTTATTGAACCCTCCCTTTCAGACTGAGCTTCACAGAACTTAAATCTTTCAGAATCCCCCTGGATCTTCTCTACACTGCCAAGAGAGAATAGCTGAATTCCTCTTAAAAGATGGACAGGGCAAGGGTGGTGCAACATCATGCTGAgaacatgatttattttttattttattaggattttaacgtcatgttttacactctttggttacattcgtgacagaacaggtagttactcattacacaagggtcatcagttcaagtgtaatgtcaaacacagtcatggacaatttagtatctccaatttacctcacttgcacgtctttggactgtgggaggaaacccacgtagacacggggagaacatgcaaactccacacagaaaggacccagaccgttccacccaggaccttcttgctgtgaggcgacagtgctacccacctctGACAACATGAGGATAATTATTATAAGATGTAGTACACTGATCTTGAGCATCACTACTCTTCGTACCGACTCTAGCTGTGTTTACAATCTCTAACACTCCACAACCCCCCCtccggaaacactgggcacatggCAGGaacacactctggacagggtacCATATGAGTGGCTTTGACCACCAAAGACAAAGCCAATCaggtctgtgtaggcacccagccagccaaaagcactgctgagattcgaacctggatctcatCTGGGAGTGGGCTGGCATAATACACCGCTTCACCACCTGAGTGCTGTTTataataatgaaatgtttaaaatgccaAAACTTCAATATGGAGCTGGCAACTTTGCCTTaaattcattgttttagtaaGACAAGGAAGATGATGTGCAAATCAGCTCAAACCTACACAGAATGTGTAAACCTTCACTTTTTCCTCAAGCAAACTTCCATTTCTGTCAGGATCATACCCTACACGCAGGCAGCAGACAAGCTGCCATTGCATATTTCCATATACATGCCACATAAATGGTGAATCTAGGCTTGGATGCAGGTTTAACGGATTGCTGCGAATGTTTTTTTAGCAGAATGTGTCAGGGTGTGCTAAAGGCTTAGCCCATTCGGCTCTGTTTAGCACAATAGCAGCAAGAAATTACAGAATCAACATCTAGAAAATTTGACTTGATTTGATAGTGTGATAAAATGAACCCATTAAAAAAGTCATTTACAAGATTGATGAACTGCTACAGCGAATCCTGCTGAACACATAATTGCATACATTTCATTTCGGATGTCCTGCCCTTGAGGTGATTCGGAGGTGCAGTCTGTTCTGTACTGAGATGAACACaagtttttaattcatttgattTTTACTACTGAACACTTCCTCCTAggggcactcgggtggtgcgGTGCTTAGTTACGCTAGCTCACttctgctgggatccagggctcTGCTGgatccagcagtgctatcgggctatcacacatatacatacagacatgattggctatatctgagaGGGGATGTCTCTGAGGCCCCATGATggtttggtgtcctgtccagggcatTACTGCATTGATTCCgggtaaaatgaaaataaaaacttaTTCCTAGACAGAGTTTTGGTGGGTGCGGTGTCACAAAGAAACAATGGACGCAAATTGGGAATACATGTCAGGGAAGCACGCACTTACaaacacctagggcaatttagtatgacttactctaccagctgtgccactctGCCAACAACAAATGTTTCCTTTCAGGTATTGTTTTAGCTATATTTTTAGCTGCAGGGTGTCCACTTGACCAATGCTGGTTCAGATTCCAGTCCAGTCAAGTTTTGGCAGTATAGGGTTATTCTAAAACAATCTTCTGtttaagggtggcacggtggctcagtgggtaccactgttgcctcacaacaagaaggtcctgggttcgatccccagatccCCGGTCcggattctttctgtgcagagtttgcatgttctccccgtgtctgcgtgggtttcctccgggagctccggtttcctcccacagtccaaaaatatgcagtcaggttaactggagacactgaattgccctataagtgaatgggtgtgtgtatgtgtgtctgtgttctagggctgtcgcggtgacagaatttccccttgcgatattcagcctgtctcaatatcgcggtatgcggttatatcgccattttcttgttgtttttgaaaattacttaattgatctggattttagagctatataaacaagctttattgttaggctatgattcgatatattattgctttataatgacaaagatgagacggctttaagaccaatgaaatgcgtgtttaggctattgttaaatacagaacagagcagggatgcgcgtcttttctctattaaaaaaaggtttaaattagcttctagcctaggttagatatacactgtgaaacaaaaaaaaagtgtttaggctaaatattttaaatgcacatctaatcaaaatatggtaaaaaaatataataaataataaagtctgtaagagtttaaacctgcgttatcatgcgcgctagatgaaccaacatgttcacctggatctgagtggggtagcgatgttcccctcggtactaaaactctctctgatggtgctcgttgcattaatacactgtagatgtactgaacctgcatgcgactttagagatcagagaaagtctagcctggttatcgcgccactattaaccatctatttagtagatataattaacataacaatatatactacgtttcaagttattattcgtttcaatacatttttattcaacgaaaaaatgcatttaaatcattccagcaagccagcaagagagaatctgcaggctgcaatgccatattaaccgtcattaagtgttttagtacgccgaggctgtttgaatatagtctaaattacaagtatttattgagtgtgaactcaatttaatcattaataaacttgcctataattcctgttgcgattgtttacattttaaaacacaaagcctgacactcagcagcaacgcatgagaacaggttgcgggaaaatgtcgctcctagctcattttcattatgaatttatttaacatttattacgcacgaatgtaagcgtataaaacaagatggacctgcaacaataaaaaaaaggagaagaaagaaagaaaaaacgtgaatatcgcggtgttgcggttgtttagcatgccctgcggttggctggtctataccgcgatatttcaaaattgcggttagcgcgacagccctactgtgttctgtccagggtgttactgtgtgccttgcgtccattgaaaaactgggataggctctagcaccccccgcgacccgaactggataagcggttaagaaagtgagtgagatcTACAgaaaaaacactgcttccatttccaaaatcCTATCTTTGTGAAGCGGGATTTTCTGAAGTGAAggcaaccaaaacaaaattACGAAGCAGAatggacataaggaacacacttcaggtgttattgtctcctatcacccctaggtgggagtgtctcattgcagcaaaaaaaacctCAGGGTTCCCTGATTTTCAATCATTGGTGTCGTATCATTATGCACTTGTGTTTTTCATTATGCTCGTCTTAtcagtttattttaaatccacCCGCCCCTgtcggtccatgaaattatatcttatatgaaaccggtccgtggtgcaaaaaaggttgggaaccgCTGTTTTACACAGTTCTATTGACCTCAACCAGTGTTTCCTCCGTTTGTGTAGCTACAACCAACGAGAAGCATTCACCTGCCAAACTGTGATTAACTCTAATCCTCACTgttaaataagataagatagccttttattatcccacgggGGGAAATTTGCAGAATCAAAGACAAATAAAGATTATGCAAACTTACAGGGTCTCATCATTAAGGAACTCCAGTTTGCCAGCCACCTCTTCATAGTCCTCTCCAGCCTTGGCAGTGCCCTCTGTGGTGTGGTATGGTATGGCCACTTTTCCCCGAGCTCCAGACGTCCTGTGCACCTTCACCTGCATGATCCCCACGCTCTCACTGACACGCATCGAAGCGCTCTCGAAGGTGAAGATCCCAGCATGGTCGTCATCGTAGATGGTCACTGTGGCAGTATGAGCGTTGCCCAGCGCGGCTTTAGGCTGGACGGGAACAGAGCCTAAAAGGCTATTGCCCGGGGCATTGGGGTCGAGGATGAAGACCTCAGCTCGGTGGATGACTCGTGGGTTGCTGAGATGGACGTAGAAGTGCTCGTCTTCCTCAAATATGTCGTCATCAATTACGCCCACCGTCAGCTCTTTTACAGTTTCGCCTGGTTTGAAGACCAGTGTGCCCTCGGCAAACTCGTAATCAGAGCCGGCGTTAGCTGTACCATCCTCAGTCCGATAGTCCACCTGAGGTGAGACATAGTAAGTGGTGAAGTGAAATAACAAATCTGTGGGTGCTAAGACACTACAGTTCAATCatactaatattatttatattactagtattattttATGCTGTAAAGCATGAGTAAGTCTGACGGTCTGGTGCATGTACACCaactagacataacattatgaccactgacaggtgatgtGAATAACACTgcttatctcttcatcacggcaccactgttagtgggtgggatatattaggcagcaagtgaacattttatcatcaaaattgatgtgttagaagcaggaaaaatggacaagcataaACAATTGATCGAGTtttacaagggccaaattgtgatgactagacgactgggtcagagcagctccaaaactgcagctcttgtggggtgttcctggtctgcagtggtcagtatgtatcaaaagtggtccaaggaaggaacagtggtaaactggcgacagggtcctgggtggccaaggctcattgatgcacgtggggagcagcctatggcagcaaaagggggaccaacacaatattaggaaggtggtcataatgttatgcctgatcggtacataaatatataaaaaaaaaaaaatttttttttttttttgtatacacaaaagtattgggacaccccatttaatgtccatgtgcacaaagcaaggtcaataaaaacatgagaagaaactccagtggcccgcacagccctgaccaggctgcagagccctgacttcggcctcactaaacagctttgaagTTAAttagaacatcaattgaggctttagtgtccagccatacaaatgctcttttgacatgggcacaaattcccacagacatacaagAAGCctctgttgttatagctgaaacgatcacatagaggtcaatTTCTCGGGGTGTCCAAAAATCTCATGGTTTCCTCTGGTGTATATAATGAGTAAACGGCTTGGATTTTTTGAGAATTACAAatcatacaaaataaaacagggtggcacggtggctcggtgggtagcactgtcacctcacagcaagaaggtcctgggttcgatccctaggcggggcggtccgggtcgtttctgtgcggagtttgcatgttctcccagtgtctgcgtgggtttcctcccacagtccaaaaacatgcagtcaggttcattggagacactgaattaccctataagtgaatgggtgtgtgtgtatgtgtgtatgtgtaggctccagcacccaaccCCCCCAacaaccctaactggataagcggataagaaaatgaatgaatgaattaacaaaataaatcatttagtaGTGCCAATACTATGATTCATCTTCATAGCTATCTATTAAAATTCAGTGATTCTTTAATAGCTCTGTGAGCTGTTTCACACCACCAGGGTGCTTTTAAGACTTTAATGCTAATTATATCTTAGCAGTCATTAGGAAACATTAAAAGCAGACTGgaaaagtaaaaacattaatattCACCTTGACTGTGCAGCCACTGTCTCCACCATGTCTGGCCACTGACAGTTTGAGGGAGCCACAGTTCTCGAAGCACTGGTAATGTGAAGGCTCAAACTCTAGGTAGATGGTGTGAGGATCTTCTTCTTGTGCGTTGGACTCATGGCAGCTTATTACTTTCCTGGCCTGATCTGCAGCATGCTTCTTTAGTATGTTTCCTGCCCCGATCATCATCCGTGTGGCCTGGATGCGGTAGAAAGCCCTGCTCTTCTGCTGCTGAACCAGAACCTGGTAGTTGGCCATCTCAATCAGCTGTTCCATGTCCTTCTCAGGGTGCCTCTGCTTCAGCTCCTTCAGTGTACGAGCCATTTCTCTTCtcgcttcttcttcttctccacCTCCCCCagctcctccacctcctccctCCTCTACACCTGCGAGCATTCCATCCAGAACCTCCTTGTGATGGGAATTGGTGCCTTGCCCATCCATCTCCATGTCCATCTTGGTGAACATGCCATCGCCCTCTGTCTCAATGATGATGCCACGGTTTTTGTCAGCACGGTAGCGCTTGTGAACGTACTTGTAAAAAAGCAAACGGCGGTCTGCAACCCAGGCCTGGACCACGCAGATGGGAAAGAACAGGAAGGTCAACACCGCCTCCCAGACCTCTACCACACCAGGGGAGAACACTGACAAGATCAGGTAAAGCCAGATATATGCAAACATACTCCATGCTGCAGTCACAAAGAACACCctcaagtgttttatttttctcaccTCTCCATCGGGCACTACATAGACACAAATAGCAATGATGATAAACATGTTGAAGGCGGCACTGCCCACAATGGTGCTGGGACCGAGGTTACCTGCCTCAAACTTGTGCCCACACACTTCTATTACAGAAAGAAGAATCTCCGGAGCTGAAGAACCCAAAGCCATGAGGGTCAGGTTAGAGACGGTCTCGTTCCAGATGCGAACGGTAGCCGTGGTGGTTTCTCCGTTGGGCTTCTTGATAGTGATCTCTTTCTCCTGTGAGGTGATAACCTCAATCGAGGACATGAAGCGGTCCGCGATGATAGACATTCCCAGGAACATGTAAATAAGAGCAACGAAATAGACAATGGCACGCGCCACCTTGTCGCCCACTGAAGGGTTCTGGGGATTCCACACTGGGAGAACCACACCTTCAGAGCAGCTGTCCTCCCCAGAACAGTTCCCAGGGCTGCTGTGGGATGCATCAGAGGTGGCCTGGGTGGGGTTGGTAAGACTTAGGACAAAGAGGAGAAGAGTAGACAGACAGGAACGTAAGGACTGAGGATTAAAATGTAGTAGCATGATGTTTCTGTATTGATTATGGCATCCAGCAGATGGTAGCTTCTAAAATGATGTCTCTGCAACACAGAAGGCAGGAAATAGCAATCATTAAAAATAagaacacataaacacatacaccaatcagcaataacattataaacacctcgttgtttctacacttactgtcccttttatcagttcaacttaccatatagaagcactttgtagttctacaattactgactgtagtccatctgtttgtctgcatacttttttagcctgctttcaccctgttcttcttattattaggtattatttgggtggtggatcattctcagcactgcagtgacaatgacatggtggtggtgtgttagtgtgggttgtgctggtatgagtggatcagacacagcagcgctgctggagtttttaaataccgtgtccactcactgtccactctattagacactcctacctagttggtccaccttgtagatgtaaagtcagagacgatggctcatctgttgctgctgtttgagttggtcatcttctagaccttcatcagattttttttaaagcatgtaTAATTTTGACCCAGGATATTTTCTGAAACAGCACTATAAATAATCACGACAAATTTGGATATATGATTTTTTCTCAGTAAACAAACTGTAACAGAATTactggaagaaaaaatccattactTTTAGATTACTTTAATTTAAAAGCAAGATTTAATCTGATTTCCATGTAGCAGAATTTCCTAATAAACTGGATGGAATGGTCCAGCTATATAATTTAAATGGGTTTGGAATGAgaacataataaaacatttacagatAAACACAGTACACACAAAAGAAACACAATGTaatcatgtaaatgtaaatataattacatttaattacaagTTACACAGATGATCACATTTTTATGATCAGTCTACATCAATTTAATTACGACCAACCTCTGCTTATTGCGTGCTGCATACCAGGTGTTTACTTTGTAACAAAATGACTTGGCACAGTGCAAACAAAATCAATATTGCATAAATCTCTCCTCGGTTGTAAATGATTTTTTCGGATATTGCCTGTCAAAACTGTTAATACTTAAACTCTGAGGAAAACAGCATCCAATATGAATGTTTATACAATACCAAACCACAGCTATATACTAGAGATGGAAACATTTTTCCATATAATTGATTTTGCACTAATGCACAGATTTTTAAGTGGTTGGATGGAATCTCTGTAAGCTGTGTCTTCCTCTCTGGCACAGATCTTACTCTGTAACAGTTACAGAGGTGAGTAAATATAACAGACAAAAAACTGCATCCCAATATGCAAAGCATGTGCTAAACGGTAAACAAAATAGTAACAAGTAAATCactggggtggcacagcagtctgaaATGTCAAACCACCACCAGCAGCAGCACAACCGCTATGACCACAGAGACCTGGAATGACCAGATGGAGAGTCACTTCCCTGCTGTTCCAACACCGACTTCTACTCAGTAAATACATGTTAACAATTTTATTGCTTTAAATGCTCAgtgttttttatgcatttaatgATTTTAGTGTTtctgaatatacaccgatcaagcataacattatggccacctcctttttttactctcactgtccattttatcagctccacttaccatataggagcactttgtagttctacaattattgactgtagtccatctatttctctacatacctttttaacctgcttttaccctgttcttcaatggacccccacaggaccactacagagcag
Coding sequences:
- the slc8a4a gene encoding solute carrier family 8 member 4a isoform X1; amino-acid sequence: MLLHFNPQSLRSCLSTLLLFVLSLTNPTQATSDASHSSPGNCSGEDSCSEGVVLPVWNPQNPSVGDKVARAIVYFVALIYMFLGMSIIADRFMSSIEVITSQEKEITIKKPNGETTTATVRIWNETVSNLTLMALGSSAPEILLSVIEVCGHKFEAGNLGPSTIVGSAAFNMFIIIAICVYVVPDGEVRKIKHLRVFFVTAAWSMFAYIWLYLILSVFSPGVVEVWEAVLTFLFFPICVVQAWVADRRLLFYKYVHKRYRADKNRGIIIETEGDGMFTKMDMEMDGQGTNSHHKEVLDGMLAGVEEGGGGGAGGGGEEEEARREMARTLKELKQRHPEKDMEQLIEMANYQVLVQQQKSRAFYRIQATRMMIGAGNILKKHAADQARKVISCHESNAQEEDPHTIYLEFEPSHYQCFENCGSLKLSVARHGGDSGCTVKVDYRTEDGTANAGSDYEFAEGTLVFKPGETVKELTVGVIDDDIFEEDEHFYVHLSNPRVIHRAEVFILDPNAPGNSLLGSVPVQPKAALGNAHTATVTIYDDDHAGIFTFESASMRVSESVGIMQVKVHRTSGARGKVAIPYHTTEGTAKAGEDYEEVAGKLEFLNDETLKMLEVKIIDDEEYEKNKTFTIQIGEPVLLEIGQKHGDSNDNKPAVVVEEEEVAKMGCPSLGEHTKLEVVIEESYEFKNTVDKLIKKTNLALVVGSSSWREQFVSAVTVSAGDDDEEESGEERLPSCFDYIMHFLTVFWKVLFAFVPPTEYWNGWACFFVSILLIGMLTAVTGDLASHFGCTIGLKDSVTAVVFVALGTSVPDTFASKVAAIQDQYADASIGNVTGSNAVNVFLGIGVAWTIAAIYWHSKGQQFHVPPGSLAFNVTLFTILALVCFVTLLYRRRASVSGAELGGPRPIKLLTVLFLLSLWLIYILLSSLEAYCHVPGF